In Streptomyces sclerotialus, the DNA window CGAAGGCCCGGCCACCGCCGGCCCCGAGGGCCTGACCACCGCACACCCCGAGAACCGGCCCGGAGCCGGCGCCGAGGAAGGCCCGCAGCGATGACCCAGCAAGTGGCGCAGATGCAGCGCCAGATCTTCACCGAGGACCACGACGCCTTCCGCGAGACCGTGCGCACCTTCCTCAGGAAGGAGGTCGAGCCGCACTACGAGCAGTGGGAGAAGGACGGCGTGGTCAGCCGGGAGGCATGGCGCGCCGCCGGCCGTCAGGGGCTGCTGGGGCTCGCGGTCCCCGAGGAGTACGGCGGCGGGGGCAACGCGGACTTCCGCTACAGCGCGGTACTGGCCGAGGAGTTCACCCGGGCCGGCGCCCCTGGCCTGGCCATCGGCCTGCACAACGACATCATCGGGCCGTACCTCACCTCGCTGGCCACCGAGGAGCAGAAACGGCGCTGGCTGCCCGGCTTCTGCAGCGGCGAGATCATCACGGCCATCGCGATGACCGAGCCGGGCGCGGGCTCCGACCTCCAGGGCATAAGAACCGCCGCCGAGGACCGCGGCGACCACTGGGTGCTGAACGGCTCGAAGACCTTCATCTCCAACGGCATCCTGGCCGACCTGGTCGTCGTGGTCGCCAGGACGACCCCCGAAGGGGGCGCTCACGGACTCAGCCTGCTGGTCGTCGAGCGCGGTATGGAGGGCTTCGAGCGGGGCCGCAACCTCGACAAGATCGGGCAGAAGGCCCAGGACACCGCCGAGCTGTTCTTCAATGACGTGCGCGTGCCCAAGGAGAACCTGCTCGGCGAGCTGAACGGCGCGTTCATCCACCTGATGACCAACCTCGCGCAGGAGCGGATGGGCATCGCCGTCGCCGGCATCGCCGCGGCCGAGCACCTGCTGGAGATCACCACCCAGTACGTCAAGGAGCGCGAGGCGTTCGGGCGGCCGCTCGCCAAGCTCCAGCACGTCCGGTTCGAGATCGCCGAGATGGCCACCGAGTGTGCCGTCACCCGGACGTTCCTGGACCGCTGCATTGTGGACCACTCGGACGGGCAACTGGATGCCGTACACGCCTCGATGGCCAAGTGGTGGGCCACCGAGCTGCAGAAGCGGGTGGCCGACCGTTGTCTGCAACTGCACGGCGGGTACGGCTACATGAACGAGTACCGCGTCGCCAAGGCGTTCACCGACGGCCGCATCCAGACGATCTACGGCGGCACCACAGAGATCATGAAGGAGATCATCGGCCGCTCGCTGCTCGGCTGACGGTGGCACCGGCCCGGCCCCGACCCTCTGTTACGCACGGCTCACCCTCATCTTCCCGAAAGGCTCCACACCGTGACTTCCGAAGCGTACGTGTACGACGCGATCCGCACCCCGCGCGGCCGCGGCAAGGCCTCCGGCGCGCTGCACGGCACCAAGCCGGTCGACCTGGTCACCGGCCTGATCCACGAGGTGCGCCGGCGCTTCCCCGACCTGGACCCGGCCGCCGTCGACGACATCGTGCTCGGCGTCGTGGGCCCGGTCGGCGACCAGGGCTCCGACATCGCCCGTATCGCGGCGATCGCCGCCGGACTGCCCGACACCGTCGCCGGCGTACAGGAGAACCGCTTCTGCGCCTCCGGTCTGGAGGCCGTCAACATGGCCGCCGCCAAGGTCCGGTCCGGCTGGGAGGACCTGGTCCTGGCCGGCGGTGTGGAGTCGATGTCCCGGGTGCCGATGGCCTCGGACGGCGGCGCCTGGTTCAACGACCCGATGACCAACTTCGACACCAACTTCGTCCCGCAGGGCATCGGCGCCGACCTGATCGCCACGATCGGCGGCTGGAGCCGCCGCGACGTCGACGAGTACGCCGCGCTGTCCCAGGAGCGGGCCGCCGCGGCCTGGAAGGACGGCCGCTTCGAGCGGTCCGTCGTACCGGTCAGGGACCGCAACGGGCTGACCGTCCTGGACCACGACGAGCACATGCGCCCCGGCACCACCGCCGACTCGCTCGCCGCCCTCAAGCCGTCCTTCGCCGCCATCGGCGACATGGGCGGGTTCGACGCGGTGGCGCTGCAGAAGTACCACTGGGTCGAGAAGATCGACCACGTCCACCACGCGGGCAACTCCTCCGGCATCGTGGACGGCGCGGCCCTGGTCGCCATCGGCTCCAAGGAGGTCGGCGAGCGCTACGGCCTGACCCCCCGCGCCCGGATCCTCTCCGCCGCCGTCTCCGGCTCCGAGCCGACCATCATGCTCACCGGGCCCGCGCCCGCCTCCCGCAAGGCGCTCGGCAAGGCCGGCCTGACCATCGACGACATCGACCTGGTCGAGATCAACGAGGCGTTCGCCGCCGTCGTGCTGCGCTTCGTGCAGGACATGGGCCTGAGCCTGGACAAGGTCAACGTCAACGGCGGCGCCATCGCCATGGGTCACCCGCTCGGCGCCACCGGCGCGATGATCCTCGGCACCCTGATCGACGAGCTGGAGCGCCAGGACAAGCGCTACGGCCTGGCCACCCTCTGCGTCGGCGGCGGCATGGGCATCGCCACCGTCATCGAGCGCCTCTGACCGTCCGTCCCGACCCCTTACGGAGAACGCACCATGAGTGAAGCCAGCACCATCCGCTGGGAGCAGGACGAGACCGGCGTCGTCACCCTCGTCCTCGACGACCCGAACCAGTCCGCGAACACCATGAACGAGGCCTTCAAGACCTCCCTCGCCGCGGTCGCCGACCGCCTGGAGGCCGAGCAGGACAGCGTCCGCGGCATCATCTTCACCTCCGCGAAGAAGACCTTCTTCGCCGGCGGCGACCTGCGCGACCTGATCGCCGTCACCCCCGAGCACGCCCAGCGCGCCTTCGAGGCGGGCCAGGGCATCAAGCGCGACCTGCGGCGCATCGAGACGCTCGGCAAGCCGGTCGTCGCGGCCATCAACGGCGCGGCGCTGGGCGGCGGTTACGAGATCGCGCTCGCCTGCCACCACCGCGTCGCGCTCGACACCCCCGGCACCAAGATCGGCCTGCCCGAGGTCACCCTCGGCCTGCTCCCGGCCGGCGGCGGCGTCGTCCGTACCGTACGGCTGCTCGGCATCGCCGACGCGCTCCTGAAGGTCCTCCTCCAGGGCACGCAGTACAACGCTACGCGGGCGAAGGACAACGGGCTGATCCACGAGGTCGCCGAGAGTCCCGAGGAGCTGATCTCCAAGGCGCGGGCTTTCATCGACGCGAACCCCGAGTCGCAGCAGCCCTGGGACGTCAAGGGATACCGGATCCCCGGCGGCACGCCCGCCAACCCCAAGTTCGCCGCGAACCTCCCGGCGTTCCCCGCCAACCTCAAGAAGCAGCTGAACGGCGCACCGTACCCGGCCCCGCGCAACATCCTCGCGGCCGCCGTCGAGGGCTCCCAGGTCGACTTCGAGACCGCGCAGACCATCGAGGCGCGCTACTTCGTGGAGCTGGTCACCGGCCAGACCTCCAAGAACATGATCCAGGCCTTCTTCTTCGA includes these proteins:
- a CDS encoding acyl-CoA dehydrogenase family protein, with amino-acid sequence MQRQIFTEDHDAFRETVRTFLRKEVEPHYEQWEKDGVVSREAWRAAGRQGLLGLAVPEEYGGGGNADFRYSAVLAEEFTRAGAPGLAIGLHNDIIGPYLTSLATEEQKRRWLPGFCSGEIITAIAMTEPGAGSDLQGIRTAAEDRGDHWVLNGSKTFISNGILADLVVVVARTTPEGGAHGLSLLVVERGMEGFERGRNLDKIGQKAQDTAELFFNDVRVPKENLLGELNGAFIHLMTNLAQERMGIAVAGIAAAEHLLEITTQYVKEREAFGRPLAKLQHVRFEIAEMATECAVTRTFLDRCIVDHSDGQLDAVHASMAKWWATELQKRVADRCLQLHGGYGYMNEYRVAKAFTDGRIQTIYGGTTEIMKEIIGRSLLG
- a CDS encoding acetyl-CoA C-acetyltransferase; this encodes MTSEAYVYDAIRTPRGRGKASGALHGTKPVDLVTGLIHEVRRRFPDLDPAAVDDIVLGVVGPVGDQGSDIARIAAIAAGLPDTVAGVQENRFCASGLEAVNMAAAKVRSGWEDLVLAGGVESMSRVPMASDGGAWFNDPMTNFDTNFVPQGIGADLIATIGGWSRRDVDEYAALSQERAAAAWKDGRFERSVVPVRDRNGLTVLDHDEHMRPGTTADSLAALKPSFAAIGDMGGFDAVALQKYHWVEKIDHVHHAGNSSGIVDGAALVAIGSKEVGERYGLTPRARILSAAVSGSEPTIMLTGPAPASRKALGKAGLTIDDIDLVEINEAFAAVVLRFVQDMGLSLDKVNVNGGAIAMGHPLGATGAMILGTLIDELERQDKRYGLATLCVGGGMGIATVIERL